TGAAAACTTTCCTATCAACAACCGTACAAAGTTTCATCACAATTGGATGAATGATATATGTACAAAAAAAGATGCATTcatttttatagtaggtatatatatttgaaTGGTTTTTAGGACTCAATCTTATATAGTTTGATTTCAGGATCCACAAATTATGAGCAGCTCAGGTAGAACACACACACATTAGATTTACAAAACACAGTACAGTGTAAACTTCCTAATGATCAAAATTACTATCCTTGTTGATAAGTCACTTTGCAATGTTGTTACTTTTTAAAGATTGTAGCCTTTTTGACAAACAACAACATGGCTAAGTCATTTATCAACATATTAGGTGCATTTAAATTGATTATACTTTTAGCTGTTAAATGAATTTTAAGGGTGcaacctattccttttataaaagagttatttatttattgatttagaGTACAGgtaattcaataaataaagaaatacttatactgaatattatgtgtaaaataaagtaaacttGCATTAGtgagttaagtatttatttaataatttttattttatagggaGGTTTGCCTTAAGGAGAGTTTACGTTGTATATTTTATCCAAAGAGAAGTCTGTCACCGGGGCTGACTTTATCAAATATTTAGACTTGATGCTGAGAGCTGTGCTGCAATTTTACTAAGGCCTGAaactaaaagtttaattaatgtgcaaataaataaataaatatattcacagggttgcaaattgcaatagatattatttttaacacgtcagaATTTTAAAGTCATTGGGTATACCTGAATGAGTTAATATCTCATTTTCCATGTTATTACACTTATTTCCAGCACACTCGAATAccatttatagtacgcgacaggtcgagatggcaatcgaggtggggacgccctgcagacccgcacagcccccgcgctaacccgcttcgggatagcgcgggtgtgcggagcatccccccgccttatatcccgtttgccatctcgacctgtcgcgtactatattatgtactgtAAGGCTGATCGCACACTAGAGCCCAGCAGCACGCGCCGCAAAAGTATCGGGCGTTGATCGCAACATTTTCAATTCAGAAAACACGTATGACGTCATCATTACCATACTTGCTGCACGTGCGTAATGATTGCGGCTGCTGATGCTGACGATATGCGTTGACGCATTTCCGTCAATTCGTTTCGATGACCTCATTTGGCTTCTAAGGCTTATTATTCGTCTTACGCTGATGTCAAAGTAAGAGAATTTCAAAGGCTGAAGACGTTGCGTTCTGTGCATGTAGCTTTTACGGTGCGGCGCTGCCTTTAGTCTACAATCAGCTGAATACTCAAAAATATCAGTACAAATATTTGAATGCCTGTTGTTTTGCAGTGTAGCAACGGGCACCTAATGTGTGCACCTTGCTTCACTCACCTGCTGGCGGACGCTCGCCTGCGGGACGAGAGCGCCACGTGTCCCAACTGCCGCATCGAGATCTCGAAGACCTCCGCGTCTCGTAACCTCGCGGTAGAGAAGACCGTGTCCGAGCTGCCGTCCGAGTGCCGCCACTGTGCCAAGGTGTTCCCGCGACACTCGCTGCAGCATCACGAGGAGCAAGTTTGTGAAGACAGGTAATTTGACCATGTGCAAAGTACACTGTCCTAGCGTGTCGTGCTGCTATAGAAGATGAAAGAGACGAGCCTTGCTTCGATTCGTCGATAGTTACGCCAGACCCCAGAGTGTTTTGCGGCATACGACCCTattgttgtttattttttattgttgctTTTATTTCACAAATATTTTAGTCCTATTTGAGGCGTACAGCGTACCTATTATACACTTAAAATCTTCATGCCTTcacaaaataatttatgttcTGCATGACAGTATATATAACTGTCCAATAAACGCTGTAGTAATGTCACAACAATCCATCGTTTTTATCCATCTAAAACTGACACCGAGTTTCATCCCCAGGCAGTACAAGTTTTCCCAACTGGTTGTTGATTCGGAACCACGTAGCGCGTTCTCTGGTTTGGTTCGCATTGTGGCCAGGCTGTATTGGCTGCTGGTGTCCGCTCTCAGGAGAACGTACCTCGTCTCTGAGCTCTCGGCCTCATCGGTCAAGCGCCGTAGGTACCTCAGGTGTGTTGCTCACTTGTACACTTTGGCGCTGACCGGTATTAACATTCGAATCGCTTTAACGCTTTtttcatactaataatataaatgcgaaaccgCGTTTAACCGAATTTGACGAAGATAGCTTAAATCCCGGGAACAGACATTATGCTATTTTTATTCCCAAAAGTCCCAGTGTCATTGATTTTTTCGGttcagaaatagcttgcatgctGGGGACGGACAATTGGTTACTTTTATCGCGGAAattcaatgagttcccacgggatttttaaaaacccaaatccacccggaaaaagtcgcaggcattatctagCTTGTCAATATTTATCACTTCACCTACATATTTAGGTCATTTTATTatcacacatacctacctaaatacatTTGTCGGGTCATAAAGCTACGAGTATATCCGAtcaagtattttattaaaaatactacgTCGTTTCAAACATCTCGTTGTAACTATAGTGGTTGatagtacctaattataatcTATTATCTATTAATATGTATCTAATTGTGCTCAAGCGATTAAACCGACCAGACctcgggttattcccgttgagtcacacccccgtgtgtaacactgtgacacaaggtgcctaaaatttcaaaacattcccgttgagtaacactgttacacaacgggaattaatttgaacttgttggcaccttgtgtcacacctacataaatacatattattgcgcgtgtatcaagtattaactgattgtgcacttttccgggatgttatttatttataaatacaagatggcCATCTGACAAACTATGAGTTAAACCAATTAACAAATAGGCGTACAATAACACTTGGTCTAATGCGAAccaaacatatttatttattggaaaCTTCTTTTAACtaattattctattaaaaatcGAGATGGTTTTTTCAGTGTACATCAGCAACTTTAACTTGTTTTCACTTTCATTTCCCGTCAGTCCTAGCggataaagaagtttcacttcgaTGAGATaggtttgcgcttgacgacaatcatgcttcaTGGAAGGCTTGCAGGTGTAGCTCGGCTAAAGATCAACGTTTCGTCCCTCCTTCCTGTGCTGTTTCGTACCTTGGCGGTCCcactggtgctgcaaatgttcatgagcgacGCTAATACTTAAgcatcaggtgatccgcctgctcgctattgttatttttaaaaaaacctacaaGAATGGCGTCTTTTCGTGCAGGGTGACGGGGTGCCGCTATGCGTGCCTGGGCTGCGGCTGGCGCGGTGCGGCGGCGAGTGCGGCGGCGCACGAGGTGGCGTGCGCGCACCCGCGCCAGTGCGCCGCCGACTTGCTGGAGCTGCTGCAGCAGCGCGAGCGCGCCGCCTCCGACGCGCTGCAGCTGCACACCCAACTACTGGACTTGCTCTCCTACGAGAAGATCACCTTCACAGGTAACGGAAACACCACGACAAATAGATCTATTCCATACCACAGTGGTTACAAAACAGTGCGGTAATTTCCATTTTTGGACTAGTGCAGGTCGCCTTCTTATATCGAGGGGTTTTAAAGTAtcgaatattttttacttactacACGACATTGTGTAAAACTTCTCGCTGACTATCATTTTCTGAAATCCAGCTCGCGATGTAAATACTGCCGGCTATAGTTTTTCATTACAtagtattatttaattaagttgTTTTATAGGGTATATTAAaggttcagtacctcaaaaggaaaaacggaacccttataggaccacttagttgtctgtctgtctgtctgtccgtctgtctgtctgtctgtcaagaaacctacagggtacttcccgttgacctagaatcatgaaatttggcaggtaggtagatcttatagctgacatttggggaaaatctttaaaccgtgaatttagggttagatcacacaaaaaaaattaaattgtggtcatgaactaataattagtattttcaactttcgaagtgagtgactatatcaagtggggtatcatatatgtTGTAGTGGGGTATggggtcttcacctgtacattctaaaacagatttttatttatttttatgcatcatagtttttgaattatcgtgcaaaatgtcgaaaaaatacgactgtagtacggaaccctcattgcgcgagcctgactcgcacttggccggttttattgtataaggcgcgtttggaaccctcgttgctttagttttaagttatcgttatcttacaaatccaacaattgtcaattaaaaagtatacaatgttttgaataaatgatttgactatTCTCTACGTTGTTGGTTCAGATTTGCAGCTTAAGCCGTACCGCACGGAGGAGCTGCACAAGCTGTACTACGAGACGTCGCGCTTCTCGGCCTTCGGTCACCAGTGGCTCGTTAAGGCCTTCGTCAACAAGCACCAGCGGGACCCCACGCAGAGCTCCCAGAGGGAAATTACGTACCAGGTATATAGTATAACCAGTGGTTCGCCGGTAAACTAAGATTCGCGTCCTGTGAGTTTGGACCACCTGTCAATCCAAGACACCATAACACAAATTAATGTTAATTGTCGCTGCTAGCACCATTTATCAATACACAATTGTAAAGTTTAGTCAAATTCAGACTGACTAGGAAATTCAGGCTTCCATCTCTCGACAACTGAGCGCTAAGCTATTTCAATGGTGTAAACAGTTTGGTATGCCTCTATAATCTGCTCGCCCATTGTTCCTAGGTGAGTTTCTACCTCAACAGCTATTCTAAATGACGAATATCTAACTGCACTGGAGATATGCGTGCGTATCACGGGGGTGTACCTAATCACCGACAACTTCCGACGCCAGGTTGTTACTACTCTTGGCAAAAACCCAACGCAGCTCATTGGGGGGTAGGGACCTCATAATAAGCTAGCGACACTGTACATGTACACAAGCGTCTCCCCGCGTGTAAAGGGTCCTCGTACGAGGAACTTAGCCAGTGTAACGAATAACGATGGCGCTATTCGGTGTCAGCTGATCCTGAAGAGCAAGCCGCCGTCGCCGGTGGGCGTGTGGTGGGTGTGGGTGCGCGGGCCGTTCGGCGAGGCGCGCGTGGCGGCCGCGCTCGCGTCGCACGCCTTCCGCGAGGACGAGGCGGCGCCGCCGCGCGCGCTGCCGCTCGCCGACCCCGCCGACGCTAACCGCCTGCTCTCCAACAAGGCCATCCACTTCAGGTTAAACTATCCTTTGTCTATGAAAACCCTTTGATTCGCCATAATCCTCTTTTTGACTTAACAAGAGTTCGGTTTCCTATTTTACCACGCACATTGTTGAACATGActatgtactataggtaccgCATGGAGGAAAAAAGTCTAAGtcctaaaaatatttcttggtgtagtaaaaaaaaatttacaatatagagagaacctacatgcaaaatatcaACTCTCTAGACCTGGATTTAAGCTGTAGGTATGTCAATATGTCAGTCTGTTGAGATTCTTTTCTACATGCCATTTAAACCACGCCATGTTCTAATTATAACGTGTTTGTTTTTTCAGGTTAATTATGTTCTTGTCGGCGAAATGATCTCAATATTTCCGCGCTTTTGACTGATTCAAGATCGATGCGGTTCATCCAACTCACATATTAAAGCTTATCGCCCACGTGGCTGCGCCGAACATACGCAGGGCATTCAGATTCTATGAATGCGTGCGGTACGTGCGGCGCGAACCGATGTGCGGTCAGCTTTACATGCCAGCCACATTGATgtttaaacaatgaaaaaaaaGAATAGTTTAAATTCTAgcaataaataaacattattttaattataactactttaaattgcacattttatttttcagattgttttttttattaatgtattttaatttttaagaatcTTACAgattgtatttttataaaagtctGATCACAATTTTTTCATTAGTGAACTATTACAACAGAAGTTAAGTGagtacaaattaattaattgagccaagcgctagtctataaataaataaaacttatttctAAACAAGAGTCAAAGATTTGGTTAGAATTATTTTAGGTTGAAACATACCTAGTGTATGATTGGTTctagataaaaaatatctacatagataggtattttaattttggttttgAACCGATTGCTTGACTACCATATCTATAATATCCACGGAGTATATAGttctctctgttatgtaatcccatacaaattataaaaacaaaaaccggtcaagtgcgagtcaggctcgcgcaccgaggattccgtactagttgtattttttcgacattttgcacgataattcgaaaactatgatgcataaaaataaataaaaatctgttttagaatgcaaaggtgaagccctttcatatgataccccacttgatatagttatcttacttggaaaattgaaaatacttactaattattagttcattgaccacaatttttttttgtgtgatgtaaaccctaaattcacggttttcagatgttttccctcatgtctgctataagacctacctacctgccaaatttcatgattctaggtaggGTCAGGGTAGGtagggaagtacctaccctgtaggtttcttgacagacagacagacaacttgatcctataagggttccgtttttccttttgaggtacggaaccctaaaaagtcagtGGGCGTAAACCAATTTGTGTCGctcaaaatgataaaatactaacttctctctgtGGATAGATTACTTAACTTTTAATTGGGCATTACGTGAAAAGGATCCAACCCAcacatatttcattttaagaTAATATGAAAGCGAATGTGCGGAACGATACGACTACACAACTCGCGATATCACGATTCACGAAACATCGCATCATTGTCGCATCCCGATAGTGGAGCCGAATTATAAGACTAAGGGATggtttatgctagaccgtgccgggcccgagcTGTGCCACGTTCGAGGCACGTCCGACGCGCAGACGatccacggattgcaattttgtatgaagaaacgtaacacgGACGAGGCTCGGAAGACTCGGACATGGCACGATCTGATGagacctcatacaaattcccaatctGGTGCCTTCGACgtggcacggtctagcataaatcatcgtcaaaatttgaattttcgcggctgggtccatgggtctatcaaatcaccttaagatgttcgtgatgttttgaatccgtgcctcgccCGCGCGTCGCACGTGGCACGGCCAGCGCCATCATCCTTAACTCTGTGTGGGTTGGATCCTGTTCACGTAACAACATCACACTACTTAAAATTTGGTTCCCTTTAACTAAACTAATGTTTATTGACGCTATAGTTTAGTTGCACAATAGTTTTAGTGCAGGTGTgtttgttataatgtttgtctTTACGATAACtagattattttaatatttactagcaaaattaaatgatagataatatatttgaatagattttttaatttcgaATTTAAATGAAGtgctatattattaaaatattaataaaacttgggtacctattatacaataTTCTGTTTCATTACATACCCTTTATATGCCAACTCCAAGAAGATAactataagtcacgcaaattgctattacgctggagccatgtctcattaacatcgaaatgacgtcattttgacgtcagccgaaataaaaatataccatcccTAAGAATTTgcaataccatcagctcaaaacttcagtctagtgctgacgtcactaaaatggcggccacgcgcattagcaatttgcgggacagaaatgaaacaaaacttttttaagAATAGATTATTATTCCGCATGTTATTAATGTCTCGTATGaacaccatattattattatggcgcttgtagtatagatatagaacaACACATCAGTAAGGTTTGTGCCTCTTGTCGTGTGAGCGCAGACTGGTGGTCATCTTCTTGGCGACCGCGTCCTCGTCGGGCTTGTCGCAGCTCCACACGTGGATGAGGCCCGACTCGCCCGTCGTTACCAGTAAATCTCTCTGGAAATAGACGACAAAATGACAGtcaaggtagcgggaagtgggtggatgaggaagccggcggatcgtgtgtggtggcgcgctgtTGGGACGGcctaatgtccagcagtggacgctaacaggctgattgattgattaattgaAATCATAATAAGATGTTGCAGGCAGTCAGGCTAGATGGTCTAGTAAACTAACTTCTCGTATACTTACATGTTTGTCGTGAGCGCAACATCGCACAGTTTGCT
Above is a window of Maniola hyperantus chromosome 20, iAphHyp1.2, whole genome shotgun sequence DNA encoding:
- the LOC117991568 gene encoding zinc finger TRAF-type-containing protein 1 homolog isoform X2, with product MAEAPVDEPVPSSSKSPELEDAQEDEGPSPKKRKIDPEDTDKLEHRLGGILCCAVCLDLPPAAVYQCSNGHLMCAPCFTHLLADARLRDESATCPNCRIEISKTSASRNLAVEKTVSELPSECRHCAKVFPRHSLQHHEEQVCEDRVTGCRYACLGCGWRGAAASAAAHEVACAHPRQCAADLLELLQQRERAASDALQLHTQLLDLLSYEKITFTDLQLKPYRTEELHKLYYETSRFSAFGHQWLVKAFVNKHQRDPTQSSQREITYQLILKSKPPSPVGVWWVWVRGPFGEARVAAALASHAFREDEAAPPRALPLADPADANRLLSNKAIHFRLIMFLSAK
- the LOC117991568 gene encoding zinc finger TRAF-type-containing protein 1 homolog isoform X1; protein product: MAEAPVDEPVPSSSKSPELEDAQEDEGPSPKKRKIDPEDTDKLEHRLGGILCCAVCLDLPPAAVYQCSNGHLMCAPCFTHLLADARLRDESATCPNCRIEISKTSASRNLAVEKTVSELPSECRHCAKVFPRHSLQHHEEQVCEDRQYKFSQLVVDSEPRSAFSGLVRIVARLYWLLVSALRRTYLVSELSASSVKRRRYLRVTGCRYACLGCGWRGAAASAAAHEVACAHPRQCAADLLELLQQRERAASDALQLHTQLLDLLSYEKITFTDLQLKPYRTEELHKLYYETSRFSAFGHQWLVKAFVNKHQRDPTQSSQREITYQLILKSKPPSPVGVWWVWVRGPFGEARVAAALASHAFREDEAAPPRALPLADPADANRLLSNKAIHFRLIMFLSAK